In one Methanocorpusculum vombati genomic region, the following are encoded:
- the cas2 gene encoding CRISPR-associated endonuclease Cas2 — MFVVVTYDVNTESPEGRRRLRQVARVCKNYGTRVQNSVFECVVDSVQLLQMKAEILGVIDVITDSVRYYNMGSEGRRRVEHVGAKPALNVDEPLIF, encoded by the coding sequence ATGTTTGTTGTGGTTACCTATGATGTAAATACCGAAAGTCCGGAAGGAAGAAGAAGACTGCGGCAGGTTGCTCGTGTGTGTAAGAATTATGGGACCCGTGTTCAGAATTCGGTGTTTGAGTGTGTGGTTGATTCTGTACAGTTACTGCAGATGAAAGCAGAGATTTTAGGTGTTATAGATGTGATAACAGATAGTGTCCGATATTATAACATGGGTAGTGAAGGCCGAAGAAGAGTAGAACATGTGGGAGCGAAGCCTGCGTTGAATGTGGATGAACCGTTGATCTTTTGA
- the cas1c gene encoding type I-C CRISPR-associated endonuclease Cas1c: MRKLRNVLYVTNPRSYLSQDGENVVITVENTILARVPIHNLEGIVCFGFMGASPRLMSLCCERDVGMSFVSPYGKFLARVGGGVSGNVLLRKKQYVLSDDEESAAKIAKWIILGKLANCRSVLLRFSRDHEEMVSADFQKNLVRITDGIEQLRGSQMTLNELRGMEGMLSRYYFSVFDDLILSREGDFSFECRSRRPPLNRVNALLSFVYMLIAADCASALESVGLDPQVGFLHRVRPGRPGLALDLMEEFRPYLGDRFVLSLINNRMVTVKDFVLQENGAVFLTDDGRRKILQEWQKRKSDEVMHGYLEEKIALGLLPYAQAMLLARYLRGDIDGYPPFIMR, translated from the coding sequence ATGAGAAAACTTCGCAATGTTCTCTATGTTACCAATCCCCGGTCTTATTTGTCCCAAGACGGGGAAAATGTTGTAATTACTGTTGAAAATACCATCTTGGCTCGTGTTCCTATTCATAATCTGGAAGGAATTGTCTGTTTCGGGTTTATGGGTGCGAGTCCCAGGTTGATGTCGCTCTGTTGTGAGCGGGATGTGGGAATGTCATTTGTGTCTCCGTACGGGAAATTTCTTGCCCGTGTCGGGGGTGGCGTTTCCGGTAATGTTCTGCTTCGAAAAAAACAGTATGTTCTTTCTGATGATGAAGAGAGCGCTGCCAAAATTGCCAAGTGGATAATCTTGGGTAAACTTGCAAACTGCCGAAGTGTGTTGTTGCGGTTTTCCCGGGATCACGAAGAGATGGTTTCAGCTGATTTTCAGAAAAATCTGGTGAGAATTACTGATGGAATCGAACAGCTGAGAGGAAGTCAGATGACATTGAATGAACTTCGGGGTATGGAAGGTATGCTTTCCCGTTATTATTTTTCCGTGTTTGATGATCTGATTCTTTCACGCGAGGGAGATTTTTCGTTTGAATGCCGAAGTCGCCGTCCTCCGTTAAATAGAGTGAATGCTCTGCTTTCGTTTGTATATATGCTGATTGCTGCGGATTGTGCATCTGCTCTGGAGTCAGTGGGATTGGATCCACAGGTAGGATTTCTGCATCGGGTACGGCCAGGAAGACCTGGTCTTGCGCTGGATTTGATGGAGGAGTTCCGTCCGTATCTGGGAGATAGGTTTGTTCTGAGTCTGATTAACAATCGTATGGTAACCGTGAAGGATTTTGTGCTCCAGGAAAATGGTGCAGTTTTTCTGACGGATGATGGGCGCAGAAAGATTTTGCAGGAATGGCAAAAGAGAAAATCTGATGAGGTCATGCATGGATATCTTGAGGAAAAGATTGCGTTGGGTTTGCTTCCCTATGCTCAGGCGATGTTGCTTGCCCGATATCTGCGGGGAGATATTGATGGATATCCTCCATTTATAATGAGGTGA
- the cas4 gene encoding CRISPR-associated protein Cas4, whose translation MESDEYLSLSGILHFAFCRRRWALIHIEQLWEENTLTFSGKLLHKNADDPAYVELRGNTLITRAVPVVSHRLKVYGVADVVEYHRNPNGISLVNRTGSWQPVPVEYKSGKKNMFHADEVQLCCQAMCLEEMLQTEILAGYLYYGKNRRRVEVVFDEELRERVVCLLDEMYALLQSGATPPATPGSYCVSCSLVHLCMPDMSVRRKSVESYLNTVLRS comes from the coding sequence ATGGAATCTGATGAGTATCTTTCCCTGAGTGGAATTCTCCACTTTGCTTTTTGCCGACGGCGCTGGGCATTGATTCATATTGAACAGCTGTGGGAGGAGAATACATTAACGTTTTCCGGTAAACTTCTGCATAAAAATGCGGATGATCCGGCCTATGTTGAGCTGCGTGGTAACACGTTGATCACGCGTGCGGTTCCTGTGGTCTCTCATCGTCTGAAAGTGTATGGGGTTGCGGATGTGGTGGAGTATCACCGAAATCCAAACGGAATCTCTCTGGTAAATCGAACGGGTTCCTGGCAGCCAGTCCCGGTGGAATACAAATCTGGGAAGAAAAATATGTTTCATGCTGATGAGGTTCAGCTTTGTTGTCAGGCAATGTGTTTGGAAGAGATGCTGCAGACAGAAATTTTGGCTGGATACCTGTACTATGGAAAGAACCGGAGACGTGTTGAGGTTGTGTTCGATGAGGAACTTCGGGAACGGGTTGTCTGCCTTCTTGATGAGATGTATGCCCTTCTCCAATCCGGGGCCACACCTCCCGCAACGCCCGGGTCGTACTGTGTCAGCTGTTCTCTTGTTCATCTCTGTATGCCGGATATGTCTGTCCGAAGGAAGTCTGTTGAATCTTATCTGAATACGGTTCTTCGATCATGA
- the cas7c gene encoding type I-C CRISPR-associated protein Cas7/Csd2 encodes MAIENRYEFVLLFDVENGNPNGDPDAGNMPRIDPETSYGLVTDVCLKRKIRDYVALAKGGVPGYQIYVSDGAVLNNQHDLAYKKYNLKPEEKKLPKDVEDAKKVTGFMCENFYDIRAFGAVMTTKVNCGQVRGPVQMNFARSIDPIVTQEVTITRVAVTSVEDAAKKEHEMGRKHIVPYALYRAEGYVSANLAQRVTGFDDEDLNLLWEALINLFEHDHSAARGKMATRKLIVFKHNSILGCAPSHQLFERVKVTRKEEKPPRSFEDYTVSISRADLPEGVELFEML; translated from the coding sequence ATGGCAATTGAAAACAGATATGAGTTTGTACTGTTATTTGATGTAGAAAATGGAAATCCCAACGGCGATCCGGATGCCGGAAACATGCCGAGGATTGATCCGGAAACCAGTTATGGTCTGGTAACGGATGTCTGCCTCAAACGAAAAATCCGTGACTACGTGGCACTTGCCAAAGGCGGAGTCCCCGGCTATCAGATTTATGTGAGTGACGGTGCTGTTCTCAACAATCAGCATGACCTTGCCTACAAGAAATATAATCTGAAACCCGAAGAGAAGAAACTTCCCAAGGATGTGGAAGATGCCAAAAAAGTTACCGGGTTCATGTGTGAAAATTTCTATGACATCCGGGCATTTGGTGCGGTTATGACAACGAAAGTCAACTGTGGTCAGGTCCGCGGTCCGGTTCAGATGAACTTTGCCCGCAGTATTGATCCTATCGTTACGCAGGAGGTAACCATCACGCGTGTTGCCGTAACCAGTGTGGAAGATGCAGCCAAGAAAGAGCATGAAATGGGAAGAAAACACATTGTGCCGTACGCTCTTTACCGTGCCGAAGGATACGTCTCTGCAAACCTTGCACAGCGGGTCACGGGTTTTGATGATGAGGATCTCAATCTTCTTTGGGAAGCCCTGATCAATCTCTTTGAGCATGACCATTCGGCAGCACGCGGCAAAATGGCGACACGAAAACTGATTGTCTTTAAACACAACTCGATCCTGGGATGTGCCCCGTCTCATCAGCTGTTTGAACGGGTGAAGGTTACCAGAAAAGAGGAAAAACCGCCACGTTCCTTTGAGGATTATACCGTATCTATCAGCAGAGCTGATCTTCCTGAAGGCGTTGAGCTGTTCGAAATGCTCTGA
- the cas8c gene encoding type I-C CRISPR-associated protein Cas8c/Csd1, with translation MILQALCDYYQMLVNDPESKIARPGYSQVPCSYAILLNTKGDLLSLITLTEGKQKEVLTVPEQKGRSGKKAYFLCDNAKYLLGSEFNKKEKTLVPFPDYLATSYAYHRKRIGTTPDEGLLAVLSFLQKRMDGESVDIPADHPVYLGGNIVFRLENDPCYIHEREAAVALCAEPEVTDDEISRGQCLITGEENVPIARIHKLLSGVVNANTTGCAVVSFNMDSVESYGKKQSYNAPVSESAMFEYTTALNYLLAGKTNKLRLGETTVVFWANKKGFVQNSMAFFLNNAPDKTESAEDIEMETKIARLLIRVREGKSISDIADPATQTYILGLSPNAARASIRFWYEDTFGNFITRMADHQNNMWIGHPDKPQSIVSISQILRKLAPESKTWWENVPASYENALFKSIVTGNKYPLSVYTAVLVRIRAEAGKEYGIDAVRAGYLKAVLRRNYYHEELSMSLDLSSTNPAYLLGNLFAVLELLQKSANGSSNIRARYFASASVNPKLVFPTLLNLAQHHIVKHHVVKDDRSGEWYDRQIQNLLGRITEFPAYLSLEDQGMFVLGYYHQREYNYLKKEDKEKLEA, from the coding sequence ATGATACTTCAGGCACTCTGCGACTACTACCAGATGCTTGTAAACGATCCTGAATCAAAAATTGCCCGACCCGGTTACTCACAAGTTCCCTGTTCCTATGCCATTCTCCTCAACACAAAAGGTGACCTGCTGAGTCTCATTACCCTGACAGAAGGAAAACAAAAAGAAGTACTCACCGTTCCGGAACAAAAAGGCCGAAGCGGAAAAAAAGCCTACTTCCTTTGTGACAATGCAAAGTACCTTCTTGGTAGTGAGTTCAACAAGAAGGAAAAAACACTCGTCCCTTTCCCTGACTACCTCGCCACTTCGTATGCATATCATCGTAAGCGGATTGGTACCACTCCTGATGAAGGGTTACTGGCAGTTCTCTCCTTTCTGCAAAAACGAATGGATGGGGAATCCGTTGACATTCCTGCAGATCATCCGGTATATCTTGGAGGCAATATTGTATTCCGGTTGGAAAATGATCCGTGCTACATCCATGAACGTGAGGCAGCAGTCGCTCTCTGTGCCGAACCAGAGGTGACGGATGATGAAATTTCACGTGGTCAGTGCCTCATAACCGGGGAAGAAAATGTTCCCATCGCACGCATACATAAACTTCTTTCCGGTGTTGTCAATGCCAACACTACTGGCTGTGCAGTCGTAAGCTTCAACATGGACTCTGTAGAATCCTACGGAAAAAAACAGAGCTACAATGCTCCTGTTTCCGAATCTGCCATGTTTGAGTACACAACTGCGTTAAACTACCTGCTTGCCGGCAAAACCAACAAACTTCGATTAGGGGAGACAACCGTTGTCTTCTGGGCAAACAAAAAAGGTTTTGTCCAAAACAGCATGGCATTTTTCCTGAACAATGCTCCGGATAAAACGGAATCCGCTGAAGATATCGAAATGGAGACAAAAATTGCCCGACTTCTGATCCGCGTTCGTGAGGGAAAATCTATCTCTGACATAGCTGACCCGGCTACCCAGACCTACATTCTCGGATTGTCTCCGAATGCAGCACGGGCTTCCATTCGTTTCTGGTATGAAGATACGTTTGGAAACTTCATCACCCGGATGGCAGACCATCAAAATAACATGTGGATTGGCCATCCCGACAAACCACAGAGCATTGTCAGCATCTCTCAGATTTTGAGAAAACTTGCACCCGAATCGAAAACATGGTGGGAAAATGTCCCGGCATCATATGAAAATGCCCTTTTCAAATCTATCGTTACCGGAAACAAGTATCCACTGTCCGTCTATACTGCAGTTCTGGTACGAATCCGTGCTGAAGCCGGAAAAGAGTATGGTATTGATGCTGTCCGGGCAGGCTATCTGAAAGCTGTTCTCCGGAGAAATTACTATCATGAGGAATTATCTATGAGTCTTGATCTATCATCTACAAACCCCGCCTACCTCTTAGGCAACTTATTTGCAGTTCTGGAACTATTGCAGAAATCAGCAAACGGCAGTTCCAATATTCGGGCACGGTATTTTGCATCAGCTTCGGTAAACCCGAAACTGGTGTTTCCCACCCTGCTGAATCTTGCCCAGCATCATATTGTAAAGCATCATGTTGTAAAAGATGATCGGTCTGGCGAATGGTATGATCGCCAGATTCAGAACTTATTGGGGCGTATTACCGAATTTCCTGCATACCTTTCGCTTGAAGACCAGGGGATGTTCGTCCTCGGTTACTATCATCAGCGTGAATACAACTACCTGAAAAAAGAAGACAAAGAAAAATTGGAGGCCTGA
- the cas5c gene encoding type I-C CRISPR-associated protein Cas5c has translation MYGIKLKVWGDYACFTRPEMKVERVSYDTITPSAARGILEAIHWKPAIRWVIDEIQVTKPIAFSNIRRNEVSSVISKANVNSLIKTVSETGTGVPFYQDPNKVRQQRATLMLKDVEYVISAHFELTKNATPDDTQEKHYNIFLRRARKGQCFHRPYFGCREFPVNFELLEDQTPPPPIKEDRDLGWMLYDIDFSNNMSPRFFRAQMHQGIIKIPPILHQEVNK, from the coding sequence ATGTATGGAATCAAGCTTAAAGTCTGGGGCGATTATGCCTGCTTCACCCGTCCAGAAATGAAAGTGGAACGGGTAAGCTATGACACCATCACCCCATCAGCTGCACGCGGCATTCTTGAAGCAATTCATTGGAAACCTGCCATACGGTGGGTCATCGATGAAATTCAGGTGACAAAACCTATTGCCTTTTCCAATATCCGAAGAAACGAAGTCTCCTCGGTGATCTCAAAGGCAAATGTGAACAGCCTGATAAAAACTGTCTCGGAAACCGGAACCGGAGTTCCTTTTTACCAGGATCCAAACAAAGTACGACAGCAGCGTGCAACCCTCATGCTGAAAGATGTCGAATATGTCATCTCAGCACATTTTGAACTGACAAAGAACGCAACACCGGACGACACACAAGAAAAACACTACAACATCTTTCTCCGACGTGCCAGAAAAGGACAATGTTTCCACCGTCCGTATTTTGGCTGCCGCGAATTTCCCGTAAATTTTGAACTCCTTGAAGACCAGACTCCCCCTCCCCCTATCAAAGAAGATCGCGATCTTGGCTGGATGCTCTACGACATAGACTTCAGTAATAACATGTCCCCAAGATTTTTCCGGGCACAGATGCATCAGGGCATCATAAAAATCCCTCCCATACTGCATCAGGAGGTAAATAAATGA
- the cas3 gene encoding CRISPR-associated helicase Cas3': MATQYYARKKEDGETIQYQTLLDHLTQTAEYAATYAQTFTSREIGYTLGLLHDIGKYSDRFQQRLEDNTIRTDHATAGAQVAAEIAKSLPCPEKITYYLLSYIIAGHHGSGIPNWINTNNDRKNDLETRIKNADPKLYNAWKTELPQTFPSLADCITREKIRADTYEEIGLSLFLYTRFLHSCLIDADRTDAATAFGEQLPGTEYLPLTEMEQLLDDYINREYTNKTGEINQLRTAIRHQCTKAAIQKPGIFTLTVPTGGGKTISSLAFALKHANQHQCDRIIYTIPFTSIIEQNAGIYKKIFGRDNVLEHHSNFTLPSSLRTNTLDDSDPKNLKLAMAAETWNAPLILTTNVQFFESLFSSRPSPSRKVHNIANSVIILDEVQALPPAYLKPCMYALAELVKNYHCSVVLCTATQPDFRKSNILPNIPVTPIITNYPELADKMQRVRCHFLKEQTLDQIAEQLKNRKQVLCIVNTKQHAADLYKKITKTGDCFHLSTNMCPAHRKKVLDEIRRRLKPDVNLPCRVVSTQLIEAGVDIDFPVVYRSLAGVDSITQAAGRCNREGNLPYGDLYVFIPESTYAGPDYIKTTADITRSISENYLTPEAIRKYFSLLFDIKQNRLDKLQILNLCKNAAQTPHFPFPFRYISDEFHLIADAGYSVIIPCSPYVQKRITRLDKGETGQILRELTPYTISVTLKDLDYLHTCGAVRLAGGSFAVLTDLKYYDQAIGLNWDGVPSDFDYVLP, from the coding sequence ATGGCCACGCAATATTATGCACGAAAAAAAGAAGATGGAGAAACAATCCAATACCAAACTCTTCTGGATCATCTTACGCAAACTGCGGAATATGCAGCAACATATGCCCAGACCTTTACCTCACGGGAAATCGGCTATACACTCGGCCTGCTGCATGACATTGGAAAATACTCCGACAGATTCCAACAGAGGCTTGAAGACAACACCATACGTACCGATCATGCAACTGCCGGAGCCCAAGTCGCCGCAGAAATTGCCAAATCCCTCCCATGTCCGGAAAAAATTACCTATTACCTCCTCTCCTACATCATTGCCGGGCATCACGGATCTGGGATTCCCAACTGGATCAACACCAATAATGACCGCAAAAACGATCTGGAAACCCGTATAAAAAACGCTGATCCCAAACTTTATAACGCTTGGAAAACTGAACTCCCACAAACATTTCCCTCGCTCGCAGACTGCATTACCCGGGAAAAAATACGTGCAGACACCTATGAAGAAATTGGTCTATCCCTCTTCTTGTACACCCGTTTCCTGCATTCATGCCTGATCGATGCCGATAGAACTGACGCTGCAACAGCATTTGGTGAACAACTTCCAGGTACAGAATATCTCCCATTAACTGAAATGGAACAACTGCTTGATGACTATATCAATCGCGAATACACAAATAAAACTGGGGAGATCAATCAGCTTCGGACTGCAATACGTCATCAGTGTACAAAAGCCGCCATACAAAAACCCGGTATCTTTACCCTTACCGTACCAACCGGAGGCGGAAAAACCATCTCATCCCTCGCCTTCGCCCTGAAACATGCAAACCAGCATCAGTGTGACCGAATCATCTATACCATTCCATTTACCTCTATCATTGAACAAAATGCAGGGATCTATAAAAAAATCTTTGGCCGGGATAATGTACTCGAACACCACTCCAACTTCACCCTTCCAAGTTCCCTCCGCACAAATACCCTTGACGATTCTGATCCGAAAAACCTCAAACTGGCAATGGCAGCCGAAACCTGGAACGCTCCCCTTATTTTGACCACCAATGTACAGTTTTTTGAATCACTCTTCTCCTCGCGTCCCTCCCCCTCTCGCAAAGTACACAACATTGCAAACAGTGTGATCATCTTAGACGAAGTACAGGCACTCCCTCCCGCATACCTGAAACCCTGTATGTACGCTCTTGCCGAACTGGTAAAAAATTATCATTGCAGTGTCGTGCTCTGTACTGCAACACAACCTGACTTCCGGAAAAGTAATATCCTCCCCAATATTCCGGTAACCCCCATCATCACCAACTATCCGGAACTCGCTGACAAAATGCAGCGTGTTCGCTGTCACTTTCTCAAAGAACAGACCTTAGATCAGATTGCCGAACAACTCAAAAACCGCAAACAGGTACTCTGCATAGTAAATACCAAACAGCATGCCGCTGATCTGTACAAAAAAATAACGAAAACCGGTGACTGCTTTCATCTCAGTACCAACATGTGCCCAGCTCATCGAAAAAAAGTCCTGGATGAAATACGCCGTAGGCTGAAACCTGACGTTAACCTTCCCTGCCGGGTCGTATCCACCCAACTGATCGAAGCAGGTGTAGATATTGACTTCCCGGTCGTTTATCGCTCCCTTGCCGGTGTGGACTCGATTACGCAGGCAGCCGGACGATGCAATCGCGAAGGAAACCTTCCGTATGGTGATCTGTATGTTTTCATTCCGGAATCCACATATGCCGGACCTGATTACATCAAAACCACTGCAGACATCACACGGAGTATTTCAGAAAACTACCTCACGCCTGAAGCTATCCGGAAGTACTTCAGCCTATTGTTCGACATCAAACAAAATCGTCTTGACAAACTGCAGATACTCAATTTATGTAAAAATGCTGCACAAACACCCCACTTCCCCTTTCCATTCCGTTACATCTCGGATGAATTCCATCTGATTGCAGATGCAGGATACTCTGTGATAATCCCCTGTTCACCCTATGTCCAAAAACGCATTACCCGCCTTGATAAAGGAGAAACAGGTCAGATACTGCGGGAACTCACGCCTTACACAATCAGTGTTACCCTGAAAGATCTGGACTATCTTCACACTTGTGGTGCTGTACGGCTTGCAGGAGGGAGTTTTGCTGTGCTCACCGATCTGAAGTATTATGACCAAGCTATAGGACTGAACTGGGATGGAGTCCCCTCTGACTTTGATTATGTCCTCCCTTAG
- a CDS encoding hydrogenase 3 maturation endopeptidase HyCI, producing the protein MIVVLGVGNSLHGDDGAGPATAAGVAALGLPGVAAYDCGTAPENFTGVVRRAAPDLLVIVDAAEMGLPAGSVRRIPAERICDTAIGTHMLALSHLVRFLADAAGRIVVVGVQPFWMGEREGLSAEVERGVAEVVRCVREGDLERIGVMG; encoded by the coding sequence ATGATTGTTGTTCTTGGTGTTGGTAATTCTCTGCATGGTGATGACGGAGCGGGCCCTGCGACTGCTGCGGGGGTTGCGGCTCTGGGACTGCCGGGTGTTGCTGCGTATGATTGTGGTACGGCGCCGGAGAATTTTACGGGTGTGGTGCGTCGGGCAGCCCCGGATCTTCTGGTGATTGTGGATGCGGCGGAGATGGGGCTTCCGGCGGGTTCGGTGCGGAGGATTCCTGCGGAGCGGATTTGTGATACGGCGATAGGTACGCATATGCTGGCGTTGTCACATCTGGTGCGGTTTTTGGCGGATGCGGCGGGGAGGATTGTGGTTGTGGGGGTGCAGCCTTTCTGGATGGGAGAGAGGGAGGGGTTGAGTGCGGAGGTTGAACGGGGGGTTGCGGAGGTTGTGCGGTGCGTGCGGGAGGGGGATCTGGAGAGGATTGGGGTGATGGGGTGA
- a CDS encoding TIGR04076 family protein has protein sequence MKKWYDEEYEFKIEVTGFLRNDHTERYCRNGEEIGDTYTCTYGCPVNTDGQGICSKVMMILFPVMEAVRSGGDLENIGGSDKYTKEIVCPDGCVMFRLTAKKLGNENFFKGKFFD, from the coding sequence ATGAAAAAATGGTATGACGAAGAATACGAATTTAAAATCGAAGTAACAGGATTTCTCCGCAACGATCACACCGAACGCTACTGCCGAAACGGTGAAGAAATTGGAGATACCTATACCTGTACCTATGGCTGTCCCGTAAACACAGACGGACAGGGAATCTGCTCCAAAGTAATGATGATTCTGTTTCCCGTAATGGAAGCAGTCAGAAGCGGCGGAGATTTGGAAAACATCGGCGGCAGTGACAAATATACCAAAGAAATCGTATGCCCGGACGGCTGCGTCATGTTCCGGCTGACAGCAAAAAAACTGGGAAACGAGAACTTTTTCAAAGGAAAATTCTTCGATTGA
- the dnaJ gene encoding molecular chaperone DnaJ — protein MGSESYYDVLGVPRNATETDIKKAYRNLAKKYHPDVCKEAGAEEKFKSINEAYAVLSDESKRRQYDQLGHENFTNASKGSYGGGPGGAGFNADFSGFGDIFDSFFGGGGRRSGPRQGDDLLMRIQISLEDAVFGAQKEIEVMHTEQCPDCDGTGSSTKKTTTCPKCGGTGQIKQVRNSIFGQMVTASPCPNCGGRGKIPESVCRKCNGTGRTKVRRKVTVHVPPGIESGMRLRMEGYGEAGDYGAPNGDLYIEVRVMPNSRFDREDDNLVTQYEITPAQAALGCEVLIETLDKKKVSLKVPAGISYGTRMRIPGEGVRRRGNFGSLLVRIVIATPKKLSAAERELYEQLLAAEGNAPKTKDAKEPKESKSSPGSDAPKEEKKKKRGFFK, from the coding sequence ATGGGTTCGGAATCGTACTATGATGTCTTGGGTGTTCCCCGCAATGCGACGGAGACGGACATCAAAAAGGCATACCGGAACCTCGCCAAGAAGTATCACCCTGACGTCTGCAAGGAGGCGGGCGCCGAGGAGAAGTTCAAGTCGATCAATGAAGCGTATGCGGTACTGTCGGATGAGTCGAAGCGCCGCCAGTATGATCAGCTGGGCCACGAGAACTTTACGAATGCGTCGAAGGGAAGTTACGGCGGAGGGCCGGGCGGTGCCGGGTTTAATGCGGACTTCTCCGGGTTCGGGGATATCTTTGATTCGTTCTTCGGCGGTGGCGGACGGCGTTCCGGTCCCCGTCAGGGTGATGATCTTCTGATGCGTATTCAGATCAGTCTTGAGGATGCGGTCTTTGGTGCGCAGAAGGAGATCGAGGTGATGCATACCGAGCAGTGTCCGGACTGTGACGGGACGGGCAGTTCGACGAAGAAGACTACAACGTGTCCGAAATGCGGCGGAACCGGTCAGATCAAGCAGGTCAGAAACTCGATCTTTGGTCAGATGGTGACGGCGTCACCCTGTCCGAACTGCGGCGGCCGCGGGAAGATTCCGGAGTCGGTGTGCCGGAAGTGTAATGGTACCGGCAGAACGAAGGTCCGGCGCAAGGTTACGGTGCATGTCCCTCCGGGCATTGAGTCCGGGATGCGTCTGCGGATGGAGGGGTACGGCGAGGCCGGGGATTACGGTGCGCCGAACGGGGATCTCTATATTGAGGTTCGCGTGATGCCGAACTCTCGGTTCGATCGCGAGGATGATAATCTGGTGACGCAGTATGAGATTACACCTGCCCAGGCTGCTCTTGGCTGTGAGGTTCTGATCGAGACGCTGGATAAGAAGAAGGTGTCGCTGAAGGTTCCGGCGGGTATTTCCTATGGGACGCGGATGCGGATTCCGGGTGAGGGTGTCCGGAGACGCGGGAACTTTGGCAGTCTGCTGGTGCGGATTGTGATTGCGACGCCGAAGAAGTTGTCCGCGGCTGAGCGGGAGTTGTATGAGCAGCTTCTTGCGGCGGAAGGGAATGCGCCGAAGACGAAGGATGCAAAAGAGCCGAAGGAGTCGAAGAGTTCTCCGGGGTCTGATGCGCCGAAGGAAGAGAAGAAAAAGAAGCGCGGCTTCTTTAAATAA